A portion of the Streptomyces erythrochromogenes genome contains these proteins:
- a CDS encoding alanine racemase encodes MALTLYVDTARWRAHQKQVQDQFPGMIPVCKGNGYGFGHERLCEEATRMGADVLAVGTTYEAASIKDWFGGDLLVLTPFRRGEEPVPLPDRVIRSVSSLEGVRSLVGARVVIECMSSMRRHGISEQDLGQLHGAIEDVRLEGFALHLPLDRPDGSDAVEEVIGWMDRLRAARLPLHTMFVSHLRAAELARLQQQFPQTRFRARIGTRLWLGDHEATEYRGSVLDVTRVAKGDRFGYRQQKAASDGWLVVVAGGTSHGVGLEAPKALHGVMPRAKGVARAGLATVNRNLSPFVWAGKQRWFAEPPHMQVSILFVPADATEPKVGDELVAHLRHTTTQFDRMLDS; translated from the coding sequence ATGGCGCTCACGCTCTACGTCGACACCGCGCGCTGGCGTGCGCACCAGAAGCAGGTCCAGGACCAGTTCCCCGGGATGATCCCGGTCTGCAAGGGCAACGGCTACGGCTTCGGCCACGAGCGGCTGTGCGAGGAGGCGACCCGGATGGGCGCCGACGTACTCGCGGTCGGCACGACGTACGAGGCCGCCAGCATCAAGGACTGGTTCGGCGGCGACCTGCTCGTCCTGACGCCGTTCCGCCGGGGCGAGGAGCCGGTGCCGCTGCCGGACCGGGTCATCCGCTCGGTGTCCTCGCTGGAAGGCGTCCGCAGCCTGGTCGGCGCCCGTGTGGTCATCGAGTGCATGAGCTCGATGCGCCGCCACGGGATCTCCGAGCAGGACCTTGGCCAGCTGCACGGCGCGATCGAGGACGTGCGGCTGGAGGGCTTCGCCCTGCACCTGCCGCTGGACCGCCCGGACGGCTCGGACGCCGTGGAGGAGGTCATCGGCTGGATGGACCGGCTGCGCGCGGCCCGGCTGCCGCTGCACACCATGTTCGTCAGCCACCTGCGGGCCGCGGAGCTGGCACGGCTCCAGCAGCAGTTCCCGCAGACCCGCTTCCGGGCCCGCATCGGCACGCGGCTGTGGCTGGGCGACCACGAGGCGACCGAGTACCGCGGCTCGGTGCTCGACGTCACGCGTGTGGCCAAGGGCGACCGGTTCGGCTACCGCCAGCAGAAGGCCGCCTCCGACGGCTGGCTGGTCGTGGTCGCCGGCGGCACCTCGCACGGTGTGGGCCTGGAGGCCCCGAAGGCGCTGCACGGTGTGATGCCGCGCGCCAAGGGCGTCGCCCGGGCGGGCCTGGCCACGGTCAACCGGAACCTTTCGCCCTTCGTGTGGGCGGGCAAGCAGCGCTGGTTCGCCGAGCCGCCGCACATGCAGGTGTCGATCCTGTTCGTGCCCGCCGACGCGACCGAGCCGAAGGTCGGCGACGAGCTGGTGGCGCACCTGCGCCACACCACCACGCAGTTCGACCGGATGCTCGACTCCTGA
- a CDS encoding glycosyltransferase family 87 protein: MSPMTQVHEDRPVLPTQQDEVAAAGSELIGGPLGRYARLGGHWLGPVRVVALIAIGMFALGMVQKLPCYEWAWFRGASSQYTHACYSDIPHLYAVRGFADNLTPYFDRIPGDMQYLEYPVLTGLFMEIASWLTPGSGSMQHREQMYWMVNAGMLMACAAVIAVCVARTHRRRPWDALLFALAPAFALTATINWDLLAIALTAAGMLMWSRGRTVLFGVLIGLATAAKLYPVLLLGVLFVLCWRAGKWREFGLAACGTAGAWLVVNAPVMFFAWDGWKKFYTFSQERPIDFGSVWLLISQRSGNPLHDANTYATGLTLLLCGAIGLLTLTAPRRPRFAQLAFLVVAAFILCNKVYSPQYVLWLIPLAALARPRWRDFLIWQAGEVAYFLGIWFYLAYINSGDKHQGLPVEGYQLAIAAHLLATLYLCAVVVRDILLPERDVVRRDGSDDPSGGVLDGAEDVFVLSDAARAPRYATPSEGQRVDWGAGPKD, from the coding sequence ATGAGCCCCATGACCCAGGTGCACGAGGACCGCCCCGTACTGCCCACGCAGCAGGACGAGGTCGCCGCAGCCGGCAGTGAGCTCATCGGCGGCCCGCTCGGCCGCTACGCCCGCCTCGGCGGCCACTGGCTGGGACCGGTGCGCGTCGTGGCCCTCATCGCCATCGGCATGTTCGCGCTCGGCATGGTGCAGAAACTGCCCTGCTACGAGTGGGCCTGGTTCCGCGGGGCGTCCTCGCAGTACACCCACGCCTGCTACTCCGACATCCCGCACCTGTACGCGGTCCGCGGTTTCGCAGACAACCTGACGCCCTACTTCGACCGGATCCCCGGCGACATGCAGTACCTGGAGTACCCGGTGCTCACCGGGCTCTTCATGGAGATCGCCTCCTGGCTGACCCCCGGCAGCGGCTCCATGCAGCACCGCGAGCAGATGTACTGGATGGTCAACGCGGGGATGCTGATGGCCTGCGCGGCGGTCATCGCCGTGTGCGTCGCCCGGACCCACCGCCGCCGGCCCTGGGACGCCCTGCTCTTCGCGCTCGCACCCGCCTTCGCCCTCACGGCGACGATCAACTGGGACCTCCTGGCCATCGCCCTGACCGCGGCCGGGATGCTCATGTGGTCCCGTGGGCGGACGGTCCTCTTCGGCGTCCTCATCGGCCTGGCCACCGCCGCCAAGCTGTACCCCGTCCTGCTGCTCGGGGTCCTGTTCGTGCTCTGCTGGCGGGCCGGGAAGTGGCGCGAGTTCGGCCTGGCCGCCTGCGGCACGGCCGGAGCCTGGCTCGTGGTGAACGCTCCCGTCATGTTCTTCGCCTGGGACGGCTGGAAGAAGTTCTACACCTTCAGCCAGGAACGGCCCATCGACTTCGGCTCCGTCTGGCTGCTGATCTCCCAGCGCTCCGGCAACCCCCTGCACGACGCCAACACCTACGCGACCGGGCTGACGCTCCTGCTGTGCGGGGCCATCGGACTGCTCACCCTGACCGCACCCCGCCGCCCCCGCTTCGCCCAGCTGGCCTTCCTGGTCGTCGCCGCCTTCATCCTCTGCAACAAGGTCTACTCACCGCAGTACGTGCTGTGGCTCATCCCGCTCGCCGCGCTGGCCCGGCCGCGCTGGCGGGACTTCCTGATCTGGCAGGCCGGCGAGGTCGCCTACTTCCTCGGGATCTGGTTCTACCTCGCCTACATCAACAGCGGGGACAAGCACCAGGGCCTGCCCGTGGAGGGCTACCAGCTGGCGATCGCCGCCCACCTCCTGGCCACGCTCTACCTGTGCGCCGTCGTCGTCCGCGACATCCTGCTCCCGGAGCGCGACGTCGTCCGCCGGGACGGCTCGGACGACCCGTCCGGGGGCGTCCTGGACGGGGCCGAGGACGTGTTCGTGCTGTCGGACGCAGCGAGGGCGCCGCGGTACGCGACGCCCTCGGAGGGACAGCGGGTCGACTGGGGCGCCGGCCCCAAGGACTGA
- a CDS encoding PadR family transcriptional regulator, which translates to MSRRSGILEFAVLGLVRESPMHGYELRKRLNTSLGVFRAFSYGTLYPCLKTLVANGWLIEEPGNAPEDALAASLAGRRAKIVYRLTAAGKEHFEELLSHTGPETWEDESFAARFAFFGQTERDVRMRVLEGRRSRLEERLEKMRASLARTRERLDDYTLELQRHGMESVEREVRWLNELIESERAGRDRRRSGPSDETEK; encoded by the coding sequence ATGAGCAGACGCTCCGGCATCCTCGAATTCGCCGTCCTCGGACTGGTCCGCGAATCCCCCATGCACGGCTATGAGCTGCGCAAGCGGCTCAACACCTCGCTGGGAGTGTTCAGGGCCTTCAGCTACGGGACGCTCTACCCCTGCCTCAAGACGCTCGTCGCCAACGGCTGGTTGATCGAAGAACCGGGCAACGCCCCGGAAGACGCTCTCGCCGCTTCACTCGCAGGGCGCCGCGCCAAGATCGTCTACCGGTTGACGGCCGCGGGTAAGGAGCACTTCGAGGAGCTCCTCTCCCACACGGGCCCCGAGACCTGGGAGGACGAGTCCTTCGCCGCCCGCTTCGCCTTCTTCGGCCAGACCGAACGAGACGTGCGCATGCGGGTACTGGAGGGCCGCCGCAGCCGGCTGGAGGAGCGCCTGGAGAAGATGCGCGCCTCCCTCGCCCGAACGCGGGAGCGCCTCGATGACTACACGCTTGAGCTGCAGCGGCACGGCATGGAGTCCGTGGAGCGCGAAGTGCGCTGGCTGAACGAGCTCATCGAGAGTGAGCGGGCGGGACGCGATCGCAGACGATCCGGTCCGTCCGACGAAACCGAAAAATGA
- a CDS encoding CCA tRNA nucleotidyltransferase, translating into MPNANEDNPSALSQVQRRAVSELLQVAPVADELGRRFQEAGFRLALVGGSVRDALLGRLGNDLDFTTDARPEDVLKIVRPWADSVWDVGIAFGTVGAQKNARVGDAVRNFQIEVTTYRSEAYDRTSRKPEVSYGDSIDEDLVRRDFTVNAMALALPEQEFIDPHGGLEDLAAGVLRTPGTPEDSFSDDPLRMLRAARFSAQLDFEVAPEVVAAMKAMSDRIEIVSAERIQGELNKLILSANPRLGLGLLVDTGLADRVLPELPALRLESDEHHRHKDVYDHSLIVLEQAIALEEDGPDLALRLAALLHDIGKPRTRRFESDGRVSFHHHEVVGAKMTKKRLTALKYSNDMVKDVSRLVELHLRFHGYGDGEWTDSAVRRYVRDAGPLLDRLHKLTRSDCTTRNKRKANALSRTYDGLEQRIAQLQEQEELDAIRPDLDGNEIMRVLDVGPGPVIGKAYAFLLEMRLENGPMGHDAAVAALKEWWAAQA; encoded by the coding sequence ACCCCAGTGCCCTGAGTCAGGTGCAGCGCCGCGCGGTCAGTGAACTGCTGCAGGTCGCTCCTGTCGCCGACGAGCTCGGCCGCCGATTCCAGGAGGCGGGCTTCCGCCTCGCCCTGGTCGGCGGGTCCGTACGCGACGCGCTGCTCGGGCGTCTCGGCAACGATCTCGACTTCACCACCGACGCCCGCCCCGAGGACGTTCTCAAGATCGTCCGTCCGTGGGCCGACTCGGTCTGGGACGTCGGCATCGCCTTCGGCACCGTCGGGGCCCAGAAGAACGCGCGCGTCGGAGACGCTGTGCGGAACTTCCAGATCGAGGTGACGACGTACCGCTCGGAGGCCTACGACCGCACGTCGCGCAAGCCGGAGGTCTCCTACGGCGACTCGATCGACGAGGACCTCGTGCGCCGTGATTTCACGGTCAACGCGATGGCCCTGGCGCTGCCCGAGCAGGAGTTCATCGACCCGCACGGCGGCCTGGAGGACCTGGCCGCCGGCGTGCTGCGCACCCCCGGAACCCCTGAGGACTCCTTCTCCGACGATCCCCTGCGCATGTTGCGGGCGGCGCGGTTCTCGGCGCAGCTGGACTTCGAGGTCGCCCCGGAGGTCGTGGCGGCGATGAAGGCCATGTCCGACCGCATCGAGATCGTTTCCGCGGAGCGGATCCAGGGCGAGCTGAACAAGCTGATCCTGTCCGCCAACCCGCGCCTGGGTCTGGGACTGCTGGTGGACACCGGGCTGGCCGACCGGGTGCTGCCCGAGCTGCCCGCGCTGCGGCTGGAGAGTGACGAGCACCACCGGCACAAGGACGTCTACGACCACTCGCTGATCGTGCTGGAGCAGGCCATCGCGCTGGAGGAGGACGGTCCGGACCTCGCGCTGCGGCTCGCTGCCCTGCTGCACGACATCGGCAAGCCCCGCACCCGCCGCTTCGAGAGCGACGGCCGGGTCTCCTTCCACCACCACGAGGTCGTGGGGGCGAAGATGACCAAGAAGCGGCTGACCGCGCTGAAGTACTCCAACGACATGGTCAAGGACGTGTCGCGGCTGGTCGAGCTACACCTGCGCTTCCACGGCTACGGGGACGGCGAGTGGACCGACTCCGCGGTGCGGCGCTACGTCCGTGACGCCGGGCCGCTGCTGGACCGTCTGCACAAGCTGACCCGGTCCGACTGCACCACGCGCAACAAGCGCAAGGCCAACGCGCTCTCCCGCACCTACGACGGGCTGGAGCAGCGCATCGCACAGCTCCAGGAGCAGGAGGAGCTGGACGCGATCCGGCCCGACCTGGACGGCAACGAGATCATGCGCGTCCTGGACGTGGGCCCCGGGCCGGTGATCGGCAAGGCTTACGCCTTCCTGCTGGAGATGCGGCTGGAGAACGGCCCGATGGGCCATGACGCCGCTGTTGCCGCGCTCAAGGAGTGGTGGGCGGCCCAGGCCTGA
- a CDS encoding lipid II:glycine glycyltransferase FemX — translation MSLSLRTISREQHLGYLQSLPSASHCQVPAWADVKNEWRSENLGWFNESEELVGAALVLYRQLPKVKRYLAYLPEGPVINWYAPNLEEWLQPMLAHLKQQGAFTVKMGPPVVIRRWNSAAIKAGIQDPNVKRLRDVEASVIEPRAFEVSDKLRRMGWQQAEDGGAGFGDVQPRYVFQVPLANRSLDDVLKGFNQLWRRNIKKAEKAGVEVVQGGYDDLPTWQHLYEITAERDKFRPRPLSYFQRQWTALNSEDPNRMRLYIATHEGEPLAAATMLTVGQHVWYSYGASANHKREVRPSNAMQWRMLRDAYALGASVYDLRGISDTLDENDHLFGLIQFKVGTGGEAVEYVGEWDFPLNKVLHKALDIYMSRR, via the coding sequence ATGAGCCTGTCCCTGAGGACCATCAGCCGAGAGCAGCATCTGGGTTACCTCCAGAGCCTGCCCTCGGCGAGCCACTGCCAGGTCCCGGCGTGGGCCGACGTGAAGAACGAGTGGCGTTCCGAGAACCTCGGTTGGTTCAACGAGTCCGAGGAACTCGTCGGAGCGGCACTCGTGCTGTACCGCCAGCTGCCCAAGGTGAAGCGCTACCTCGCCTACCTCCCCGAGGGGCCGGTCATCAACTGGTACGCCCCGAACCTGGAGGAGTGGCTCCAGCCGATGCTGGCCCACCTCAAGCAGCAGGGCGCCTTCACGGTGAAGATGGGCCCGCCCGTCGTCATCCGCCGCTGGAACTCGGCCGCCATCAAGGCCGGCATCCAGGACCCGAACGTGAAGCGCCTGCGCGACGTGGAGGCCTCGGTCATCGAGCCGCGCGCCTTCGAGGTGTCCGACAAGCTGCGCCGCATGGGCTGGCAGCAGGCCGAGGACGGCGGCGCCGGCTTCGGCGACGTCCAGCCGCGCTACGTCTTCCAGGTACCGCTGGCCAACCGCTCGCTGGACGACGTCCTCAAGGGCTTCAACCAGCTGTGGCGCCGCAACATCAAGAAGGCGGAAAAGGCCGGCGTCGAGGTCGTCCAGGGCGGCTACGACGACCTGCCGACCTGGCAGCACCTCTACGAGATCACGGCCGAGCGCGACAAGTTCCGCCCGCGCCCCCTCAGCTACTTCCAGCGCCAGTGGACGGCCCTCAACTCCGAGGACCCCAACCGGATGCGCCTGTACATCGCCACGCACGAGGGAGAGCCGCTGGCCGCCGCCACGATGCTCACCGTCGGCCAGCACGTCTGGTACTCCTACGGCGCCTCCGCCAACCACAAGCGTGAGGTCCGGCCCTCGAACGCGATGCAGTGGCGCATGCTGCGCGACGCGTACGCACTCGGTGCGAGCGTCTACGACCTTCGCGGAATCTCTGACACGCTGGACGAGAACGACCACCTGTTCGGTTTGATCCAGTTCAAGGTCGGTACCGGCGGCGAAGCCGTGGAGTACGTCGGCGAGTGGGACTTCCCGCTGAACAAGGTGCTGCACAAGGCGCTCGACATCTACATGTCGCGTCGCTGA
- a CDS encoding MFS transporter: MPVVRDLRVLLRLRDFRNLLAVRLLSQAADGVYQVALATYVVFSPEKQTSPTAIASAMAVLLLPYSVIGPFAGVLLDRWRRRQVFLYGNLLRAFLACITAVLIVAHVPDWLFYASALSVTAVNRFVLAGLAASLPRVVGADQLVTANALSPTAGTLAAVAGGGLAFLVRLLASGSNALVVLLGACLYLCAALGSLRLAIGLLGPDHSAGQAHPSVAQGIALTVRGMAEGLRHLAARRQAARALTAMTMMRFCYGALFVMLLMLCRYAWSDNEAEGLALLGIAVGASGAGFFAAAVITPWMVGRLGTLGWITACAAGSAVLVPALGLFFAPGPMLVAAFVLGLATQGAKISTDTEVQSRVDDDYRGRVFSVYDVLFNVAFVGAAAVAALMLPADGQSVVLLVCVSVLYALTAVLLGRRSRCFT, from the coding sequence ATGCCTGTCGTACGTGATCTGCGCGTACTCCTGCGCCTGAGGGACTTCCGCAACCTGCTCGCCGTACGGCTGCTCTCCCAGGCGGCGGACGGCGTGTACCAGGTCGCGCTCGCCACCTATGTCGTCTTCTCCCCGGAGAAACAGACCTCGCCGACGGCCATCGCCTCGGCCATGGCGGTACTGCTGCTGCCCTACTCGGTGATCGGCCCCTTCGCCGGAGTGCTGCTCGACCGCTGGCGCCGCCGTCAGGTCTTCCTCTACGGCAACCTGCTGCGGGCCTTCCTCGCCTGCATCACCGCGGTGCTGATCGTCGCGCACGTACCCGACTGGCTGTTCTACGCCTCGGCGCTGTCCGTGACCGCGGTCAACCGCTTCGTGCTGGCCGGCCTGGCCGCCTCACTGCCCCGCGTCGTCGGAGCCGATCAACTGGTCACCGCGAACGCGCTCTCCCCCACCGCGGGGACGCTCGCGGCCGTGGCCGGCGGAGGGCTGGCCTTCCTCGTCCGGCTGCTCGCGTCCGGCTCCAACGCCCTCGTCGTGCTCCTCGGGGCCTGTCTCTACCTCTGTGCGGCCCTCGGCTCCCTGAGACTGGCCATCGGGCTGCTCGGCCCCGACCACTCCGCCGGGCAGGCCCACCCCTCGGTGGCCCAAGGCATCGCCCTCACCGTGCGGGGCATGGCCGAAGGCCTCCGGCACCTCGCCGCCCGGCGCCAGGCGGCCCGGGCGCTCACCGCGATGACCATGATGAGGTTCTGCTACGGGGCCCTGTTCGTCATGCTGCTGATGCTCTGCCGCTACGCCTGGTCGGACAACGAGGCCGAGGGGCTCGCCCTCCTGGGCATCGCGGTCGGCGCCTCCGGGGCCGGATTCTTCGCGGCCGCCGTCATCACCCCTTGGATGGTGGGGCGGCTGGGCACCCTCGGCTGGATCACCGCCTGCGCCGCGGGCTCCGCCGTGCTGGTACCGGCCCTCGGCCTGTTCTTCGCCCCTGGTCCGATGCTGGTCGCCGCGTTCGTCCTCGGCCTCGCCACCCAGGGCGCCAAGATCTCCACGGACACCGAAGTGCAGTCCCGCGTGGACGACGACTATCGCGGCCGGGTGTTCTCCGTCTACGACGTGCTGTTCAACGTCGCGTTCGTCGGGGCGGCGGCCGTAGCCGCCCTCATGCTCCCCGCCGACGGGCAGTCCGTGGTCCTGCTCGTCTGCGTGTCCGTTCTCTACGCCCTGACCGCGGTGCTGCTCGGCCGGCGCAGCCGATGTTTCACGTGA
- a CDS encoding inositol-3-phosphate synthase has protein sequence MGSVRVAIVGVGNCAASLVQGVEYYKDADPASKVPGLMHVQFGDYHVRDIEFVAAFDVDAKKVGLDLSDAIGASENNTIKICDVPNAGVTVQRGHTYDGLGKYYRQTIEESAEAPVDIVQVLKDREVDVLICYLPVGSEDAAKFYAQCAIDAKVAFVNALPVFIAGTKEWADKFTEAGVPIVGDDIKSQVGATITHRVMAKLFEDRGVRLERTMQLNVGGNMDFKNMLERDRLESKKISKTQAVTSQIPDRELGEKNVHIGPSDYVAWLDDRKWAYVRLEGRAFGDVPLNLEYKLEVWDSPNSAGVIIDALRAAKIAKDRGIGGPILSASSYFMKSPPVQYFDDEALANVEKFIKGEVER, from the coding sequence ATGGGTTCGGTTCGCGTAGCCATCGTCGGCGTGGGCAACTGCGCCGCCTCGCTGGTGCAGGGCGTCGAGTACTACAAGGACGCCGACCCGGCGTCCAAGGTCCCTGGGCTGATGCACGTCCAGTTCGGCGACTACCACGTGCGTGACATCGAGTTCGTCGCCGCGTTCGACGTCGACGCGAAGAAGGTCGGCCTCGACCTTTCGGACGCCATCGGCGCCAGCGAGAACAACACCATCAAGATCTGCGACGTCCCGAACGCCGGTGTGACCGTTCAGCGCGGCCACACCTACGACGGTCTGGGCAAGTACTACCGCCAGACGATCGAGGAGTCCGCCGAGGCCCCGGTCGACATCGTCCAGGTCCTCAAGGACCGTGAGGTCGACGTCCTGATCTGCTACCTGCCGGTCGGTTCCGAGGACGCGGCGAAGTTCTACGCGCAGTGCGCCATCGACGCCAAGGTCGCCTTCGTCAACGCCCTCCCGGTCTTCATCGCCGGCACCAAGGAGTGGGCCGACAAGTTCACCGAGGCCGGTGTCCCGATCGTCGGCGACGACATCAAGTCGCAGGTCGGCGCCACCATCACGCACCGCGTGATGGCGAAGCTGTTCGAAGACCGCGGTGTCCGTCTCGAGCGCACCATGCAGCTCAACGTCGGCGGCAACATGGACTTCAAGAACATGCTCGAGCGCGACCGCCTCGAGTCGAAGAAGATCTCCAAGACGCAGGCCGTCACCTCGCAGATCCCCGACCGCGAGCTGGGCGAGAAGAACGTCCACATCGGCCCGTCCGACTACGTCGCGTGGCTCGACGACCGCAAGTGGGCCTACGTCCGCCTCGAGGGCCGCGCATTCGGCGACGTCCCGCTGAACCTCGAGTACAAGCTCGAGGTGTGGGACTCCCCGAACTCCGCCGGTGTCATCATCGACGCCCTGCGCGCCGCGAAGATCGCCAAGGACCGCGGTATCGGCGGCCCGATCCTGTCGGCGTCCAGCTACTTCATGAAGTCCCCGCCGGTCCAGTACTTCGACGACGAGGCCCTGGCCAACGTCGAGAAGTTCATCAAGGGCGAGGTCGAGCGCTAG
- a CDS encoding transglycosylase domain-containing protein, which translates to MSEHRRKPPQPQGGGRASARRAAQQRPGRGAGHDVSTASHSGPYAQQPGQGSRADARRAAQRGSSGPGRGGAGRARGAGRPDKRLINYPRSDRDGWKRFVPSWKLVSGTALGFFAVIIAGTGIGIAMVSTPDPNKAAKAQNNVFYWADGSQMVATGGSMNRQIVPISSIPRSMRDAVIAAENESFETDKGVDPMGIARAVWNMGTGGSTQGGSTITQQYVKNTYLDSDQTLKRKVTELFIAIRLGVKEEKDTVLAGYLNTAYYGRDAYGIQAAARAYFGKDSQDLNPSECAFLAAVLKGPNLYNPDGGIGAAATPALNESRARERWAWVLDREVEVGRMDPAERAKHTEFPPRVESEQARGMTGQIGYLVDTAKAYVMKTKSITAEQMAMGGYRIKTTFEKPKVDAMAKAVEDIRAGLIDEKKRPETDTFVQFGAASVDVKSGALVALYGGPGWDQKYFSNNANTSGVPVGSTWKPYVLAAAMEYGTQNSNGKGISVDSKYQANDLTVINNREGKPLRDASGSPFRQKNESPTAFGYVTLNEAMEKSINVPFAQLVFDVGHDKVKAVAKSTGILEESINPNNDASFALGTSTPSAIRMADSYATFAASGMHREPYSVTAVEKNGEKLSGFEAPKDQRAMDNAVADNVTKVLENVVENGTGKKAKKLGRPAAGKTGTTDENKSAWFVGYTPELSTSVVLFRTDPNSAEKKLISMKGVGDIPSLHGGDIPAEIWTEYMGAALKGAPVKQFPEAEDIGVTADSAGAPSPTPVAPVTPSPSPSSLPPSSPPPSPSPSRGGGRPCKPWELYCDPDTTRGGTNEGTSTGNTSGVIGGPSGSPSPSPSGRPGRPGGLTGSTTGTAPD; encoded by the coding sequence ATGAGCGAGCACCGCCGCAAACCGCCGCAGCCCCAGGGCGGGGGGCGGGCTTCCGCCCGCCGCGCCGCCCAGCAGCGCCCCGGCAGGGGTGCCGGACATGACGTTTCCACCGCGTCACACAGCGGTCCGTACGCACAGCAGCCCGGCCAGGGCAGTCGCGCCGACGCCCGCCGGGCCGCGCAGAGAGGGTCCTCGGGCCCCGGCAGAGGCGGCGCGGGCAGAGCACGCGGCGCCGGCCGCCCGGACAAGCGGCTGATCAACTATCCGCGGTCCGACCGGGACGGCTGGAAGCGCTTCGTGCCCTCGTGGAAGCTGGTCTCCGGCACCGCCCTGGGCTTCTTCGCGGTCATCATCGCGGGTACCGGCATCGGCATCGCCATGGTCAGCACGCCCGACCCGAACAAGGCGGCCAAGGCGCAGAACAACGTCTTCTACTGGGCCGACGGCAGCCAGATGGTGGCGACGGGCGGTTCGATGAACCGCCAGATCGTCCCCATCTCGAGCATCCCCCGGTCGATGAGGGACGCCGTGATCGCGGCGGAGAACGAATCCTTCGAGACCGACAAGGGCGTGGACCCGATGGGCATCGCCCGCGCCGTGTGGAACATGGGCACGGGCGGCTCCACCCAGGGCGGCTCGACCATCACCCAGCAGTACGTGAAGAACACGTACCTGGACTCCGACCAGACGCTCAAGCGGAAGGTCACCGAGCTCTTCATCGCGATAAGGCTGGGTGTCAAGGAGGAGAAGGACACGGTCCTCGCGGGATACCTCAACACCGCCTACTACGGGCGGGACGCCTATGGCATCCAGGCCGCGGCCCGCGCCTACTTCGGCAAGGACAGCCAGGACCTGAACCCCTCCGAGTGCGCGTTCCTGGCCGCCGTGCTCAAGGGCCCGAACCTCTACAACCCGGACGGCGGCATCGGTGCCGCCGCCACCCCTGCCCTCAACGAAAGCCGTGCCAGGGAGCGCTGGGCCTGGGTCCTGGACCGCGAGGTCGAGGTGGGCCGCATGGACCCGGCGGAGCGCGCGAAGCACACGGAATTCCCCCCGCGCGTCGAGTCGGAGCAGGCCCGCGGCATGACCGGCCAGATCGGCTACCTGGTCGACACGGCCAAGGCGTACGTGATGAAGACCAAGAGCATCACCGCCGAGCAGATGGCCATGGGCGGCTACCGGATCAAGACCACCTTCGAGAAGCCCAAGGTGGACGCCATGGCGAAGGCGGTCGAGGACATCCGCGCCGGGCTGATCGACGAGAAGAAGCGCCCCGAGACCGACACCTTCGTACAGTTCGGCGCCGCCTCCGTGGACGTGAAGAGCGGCGCGCTCGTGGCCCTCTACGGCGGCCCGGGCTGGGACCAGAAGTACTTCAGCAACAACGCCAACACCAGCGGCGTCCCGGTCGGCTCGACCTGGAAGCCGTACGTGCTGGCCGCGGCCATGGAGTACGGCACCCAGAACTCCAACGGCAAGGGCATCTCGGTCGACAGCAAGTACCAGGCCAACGACCTCACAGTGATCAACAACCGTGAGGGCAAGCCGCTGCGCGACGCCTCGGGCAGCCCGTTCAGGCAGAAGAACGAGAGCCCCACCGCCTTCGGGTACGTGACCCTCAACGAGGCGATGGAGAAGTCCATCAACGTCCCGTTCGCCCAGCTCGTCTTCGACGTCGGCCACGACAAGGTCAAGGCCGTGGCGAAGTCCACGGGCATTCTCGAGGAGTCGATCAACCCCAACAACGACGCCTCCTTCGCCCTGGGCACCTCCACCCCCAGCGCCATCCGCATGGCCGACTCGTACGCGACCTTCGCCGCCTCCGGGATGCACCGCGAGCCGTACTCCGTGACCGCCGTCGAGAAGAACGGCGAGAAGCTGTCCGGCTTCGAGGCGCCCAAGGACCAGCGGGCCATGGACAACGCGGTGGCGGACAACGTCACCAAGGTGCTGGAGAACGTCGTCGAGAACGGCACCGGCAAGAAGGCCAAGAAGCTGGGCCGGCCCGCCGCGGGCAAGACCGGTACCACGGACGAGAACAAGTCGGCGTGGTTCGTCGGCTACACCCCGGAACTGTCCACCTCCGTGGTCCTCTTCCGCACCGACCCCAACTCGGCGGAGAAGAAGCTGATCTCCATGAAGGGCGTGGGTGACATCCCCTCCCTCCACGGTGGTGACATCCCGGCCGAGATCTGGACCGAGTACATGGGCGCGGCCCTCAAGGGCGCCCCGGTCAAGCAGTTCCCGGAGGCCGAGGACATCGGCGTCACGGCCGACTCCGCCGGCGCCCCCTCCCCCACCCCCGTGGCACCCGTCACGCCGTCCCCGTCCCCGTCGTCGCTCCCGCCCAGCTCCCCGCCGCCGTCGCCGTCGCCGTCCAGGGGCGGTGGCCGGCCGTGCAAGCCGTGGGAGCTGTACTGCGACCCGGACACCACGCGCGGCGGCACCAACGAGGGCACGAGTACCGGCAACACCTCCGGGGTCATCGGCGGGCCCAGCGGATCGCCGTCCCCGTCGCCCAGCGGCAGACCGGGCCGCCCGGGCGGCCTCACCGGATCGACCACCGGCACCGCGCCGGACTGA